One stretch of Meiothermus sp. QL-1 DNA includes these proteins:
- the folD gene encoding bifunctional methylenetetrahydrofolate dehydrogenase/methenyltetrahydrofolate cyclohydrolase FolD produces MLRLAGPPVAEAVYAELRALLAQMPYVPHLRVVRLGDDPASVAYVRLKDRQARRLGLSSQVDVFPAGTPQEALLAHIARLNADPGVDGILVQSPLPPQVDFNAVLQAIDPQKDVDGLTPLNTGRLWMGLEALESCTPAGVVRLLKHYRIPLAGREVVIVGRSNLVGKPLAALMLRENATVTLAHSRTHNLPEVCRRADVLVVAVGRPGLITPEMVRPGAVVVDVGINRVGQSPEGRDILVGDVAPEVAQVASALTPVPGGVGPMTVAMLLYNTVKAARWRRGV; encoded by the coding sequence ATGTTGCGACTTGCAGGTCCTCCGGTAGCCGAAGCTGTATACGCCGAACTCCGGGCCCTTCTGGCCCAGATGCCCTACGTACCCCACCTGCGGGTGGTGCGTCTGGGGGACGACCCTGCCTCGGTGGCCTACGTGCGCCTCAAGGACCGCCAGGCCAGACGGCTAGGCCTGTCCAGCCAGGTGGACGTGTTCCCTGCCGGCACTCCCCAAGAAGCCCTGCTGGCCCACATCGCCCGCTTGAATGCGGACCCCGGTGTGGACGGGATTCTGGTGCAGTCGCCCCTGCCGCCTCAGGTCGACTTCAACGCCGTTTTGCAGGCTATCGACCCCCAGAAGGACGTGGACGGGCTGACCCCCCTCAACACCGGGCGGCTTTGGATGGGCCTGGAGGCGCTGGAGTCCTGTACGCCTGCGGGGGTGGTGCGCCTGCTGAAGCATTACCGCATTCCTTTGGCGGGCAGGGAAGTGGTGATCGTGGGGCGCAGCAATTTGGTGGGCAAACCCCTGGCGGCGCTGATGCTCAGGGAGAACGCCACCGTGACCCTGGCCCACTCCCGCACCCATAACCTCCCCGAGGTCTGCCGTCGGGCCGACGTCCTGGTGGTCGCTGTGGGCAGGCCCGGTCTCATCACCCCTGAGATGGTGCGGCCCGGGGCGGTGGTGGTGGACGTGGGCATCAACCGCGTAGGGCAAAGCCCGGAGGGCCGCGATATCCTGGTGGGCGATGTGGCCCCCGAGGTGGCCCAGGTGGCCTCGGCCCTGACCCCGGTGCCCGGGGGGGTGGGCCCTATGACGGTGGCCATGCTCCTTTACAACACCGTCAAGGCAGCCCGCTGGCGGCGGGGCGTTTAG
- the nusB gene encoding transcription antitermination factor NusB, with the protein MRRKARELAFKALFEHTVGGVSLEEAWQHVREAQASEEGEALDEESLAFASRLVQGYQAQRSLVDEALRSTIQGWSFGQMAQTDLSVLRLAAYEMLFEPTPYAPLIEVAVKIAKRYGGEDSGRFVNGVLARLLARIEAGEFEATAKLERD; encoded by the coding sequence ATGCGGCGTAAGGCGCGCGAACTGGCCTTCAAGGCCCTCTTCGAGCACACGGTGGGTGGGGTTTCCCTGGAAGAGGCCTGGCAGCATGTGAGGGAGGCCCAGGCCTCCGAGGAGGGGGAGGCGCTGGACGAGGAAAGCCTGGCCTTTGCCAGCCGGCTGGTGCAGGGCTACCAGGCGCAGCGGTCCTTGGTGGACGAGGCGCTTCGGTCCACCATCCAGGGCTGGAGCTTTGGTCAGATGGCCCAGACCGACCTTTCGGTGCTGCGCCTGGCGGCCTACGAGATGCTGTTCGAGCCTACCCCCTACGCCCCCCTGATCGAGGTAGCGGTGAAAATTGCCAAGCGCTATGGGGGTGAGGACTCCGGGCGCTTCGTGAATGGGGTGCTGGCCCGCCTGCTTGCGCGCATAGAGGCGGGTGAGTTCGAAGCAACCGCCAAGCTCGAGCGGGACTGA
- the tnpA gene encoding IS200/IS605 family transposase gives MCYHMHVPKERTTRHSHYNLNYHLVFTPKYRRHAFVGEVRERLMQVFRETCSMRDWIVLDMEVMPDHVHLFLSVPPRWAPSDVAKIL, from the coding sequence ATGTGCTATCATATGCACGTGCCAAAAGAGCGCACTACACGCCATTCACATTACAATCTGAACTACCATCTGGTGTTCACCCCCAAGTACCGCAGGCACGCTTTTGTAGGCGAGGTGCGCGAAAGGCTGATGCAGGTATTCCGGGAGACCTGCTCGATGAGGGACTGGATCGTTTTGGACATGGAGGTCATGCCCGACCACGTGCATCTGTTCCTCTCCGTGCCGCCCAGGTGGGCCCCCTCGGACGTGGCCAAGATACTC
- a CDS encoding Asp23/Gls24 family envelope stress response protein: MVDYDLSESALVSLVTLALEEQKGVRLAQGTARSVGEVFSRRGRPVRVERDGDNLTVDLNLSVEYGRSLIEAAREAQRAVAEVITASTGLRVQAVNVTVVAVEYKEPHAA, from the coding sequence ATGGTGGATTACGACCTATCCGAGTCGGCCCTCGTGAGCCTGGTGACCCTGGCTTTGGAAGAACAGAAGGGGGTTCGGCTGGCCCAGGGCACGGCCCGCAGCGTGGGGGAGGTGTTTTCCCGGCGGGGCCGGCCGGTGCGGGTTGAGCGGGACGGGGACAACCTTACGGTGGACCTAAACCTGAGCGTGGAGTACGGGCGTTCGCTCATCGAAGCGGCCCGGGAGGCCCAGCGGGCGGTGGCCGAGGTGATCACAGCCTCCACCGGCCTCAGGGTGCAAGCGGTGAACGTGACCGTGGTGGCGGTGGAATACAAGGAGCCCCATGCGGCGTAA
- a CDS encoding branched-chain amino acid ABC transporter permease, whose amino-acid sequence MYRLSQTLTDAFSRRFSRTVREDYRQDEAYASTPQGRFWLALALVGLLLLPLFLPQYPMFVATQILVAALAGLGLHLLVGGAGQISLGQAAFVGVGAYVSSHLSGDLAPLGILLGGVVAGAIGVVLGIPSLRIKGVYLAIATLAFQFLADYVFKRWVEFTGGVAGRKLPAEGTFLGFLLADDRVVFYIGLAFAIPMFFYAKRLLSTRAGRAWFAVRDNDLSAQLSGVDLVRAKLTAFALSAFYGGVAGGILMHLLGAVTPDNFVLAFSIQYLAIVIVGGAGTVLGAVLGSVFIVLVPELLSVIAGAFGPQYVAQLAAWRSVAFGALILLFLILEPRGLVGLWGRIRDYFRTWPLPY is encoded by the coding sequence ATGTATCGCCTGAGCCAGACCCTGACCGACGCTTTCAGCCGCCGCTTCTCTCGCACCGTGCGCGAGGACTACCGCCAGGACGAGGCCTATGCCAGCACCCCGCAGGGCCGCTTTTGGCTGGCTTTGGCCCTGGTGGGGCTGCTGCTCCTGCCGCTTTTTCTACCCCAGTACCCCATGTTCGTGGCCACCCAGATTCTGGTGGCGGCGCTGGCCGGGCTGGGCCTGCACCTCCTGGTGGGGGGGGCCGGCCAGATCTCCTTGGGCCAGGCGGCCTTCGTGGGGGTGGGGGCCTACGTCTCGAGCCACCTCTCGGGCGATCTGGCCCCCCTGGGCATCCTCCTGGGGGGGGTGGTGGCCGGGGCGATTGGGGTGGTGCTGGGCATACCCTCCCTCCGCATCAAGGGGGTTTACCTGGCCATTGCCACCCTGGCCTTTCAGTTCCTGGCCGACTATGTGTTCAAGCGCTGGGTTGAGTTCACCGGCGGGGTGGCCGGGCGCAAGCTGCCGGCCGAGGGAACCTTTCTGGGCTTTCTGCTGGCCGATGACCGGGTGGTCTTCTACATCGGGCTGGCCTTCGCCATCCCCATGTTTTTCTACGCCAAGCGCCTGCTTTCCACCCGAGCGGGGCGGGCTTGGTTTGCGGTGCGGGACAACGACCTTTCGGCCCAGCTTTCAGGGGTGGATTTGGTACGCGCCAAGCTCACCGCCTTTGCCCTCTCGGCCTTCTACGGCGGGGTGGCGGGGGGCATCCTGATGCACCTGCTGGGCGCGGTGACCCCGGACAACTTCGTGCTGGCCTTTAGCATCCAGTACCTGGCGATTGTGATCGTGGGCGGGGCGGGTACGGTCCTGGGGGCGGTCTTGGGCTCGGTCTTCATCGTGCTCGTTCCCGAGCTTCTGAGCGTGATTGCCGGGGCTTTTGGGCCGCAATACGTGGCCCAGCTTGCGGCCTGGCGGAGCGTGGCCTTTGGCGCGCTGATTCTTCTCTTTCTGATTCTGGAGCCCCGCGGCCTGGTGGGCCTGTGGGGTAGGATTCGCGATTACTTCCGCACCTGGCCCCTGCCCTACTGA